One window of Mesorhizobium sp. PAMC28654 genomic DNA carries:
- a CDS encoding 2-aminoethylphosphonate ABC transporter substrate-binding protein: protein MKSRNTAILVAFAAALSASSALVGPALADGVVTIYAADGLHDGNGSWFETEFAAFTKATGVKVQYIEAGSGGVVERVAKEKSNPQADVLVTLPPFVQRAAADGLLQDYKPEAAAQIDGGTDKYRPLVNNYMNFIYNSAVLSEAPKSYTDLLDPKFKGKIQYSTPGQAGDGTAVMLQVIHAFGGEDAGFGFMKKLQDNNVGPSASTGKLTALVNKGELHVANGDLQMNMSQMAANPNIKVFWPAGPDGVRSTFALPYEIGLVTGAPNSDNGKKLIDFLLSKEAQSTVSSVALGMPARKDVTPTDANYAKLQDALKGVTVWSPDWNDALSKLPDYVKKWNEATGS from the coding sequence ATGAAATCACGAAATACAGCTATCCTGGTGGCCTTTGCCGCCGCTCTCTCCGCCTCGTCGGCTCTTGTCGGGCCGGCGCTCGCCGACGGTGTCGTCACCATCTATGCCGCCGACGGCCTGCATGACGGCAACGGCAGCTGGTTCGAGACCGAATTCGCCGCCTTCACCAAGGCCACCGGCGTCAAGGTGCAGTATATCGAGGCAGGCTCGGGCGGTGTCGTCGAGCGCGTCGCCAAGGAGAAATCGAACCCGCAGGCCGACGTGCTGGTCACCTTGCCGCCTTTCGTGCAGCGTGCAGCGGCGGACGGCCTTCTGCAGGACTACAAGCCGGAAGCCGCGGCCCAGATCGACGGCGGCACCGACAAGTACCGGCCGCTGGTCAACAACTACATGAATTTCATCTACAACAGCGCCGTGCTTTCCGAGGCACCGAAGAGCTACACCGATCTGCTCGACCCGAAGTTCAAGGGCAAGATCCAGTATTCGACCCCCGGCCAGGCCGGCGACGGCACCGCTGTCATGCTGCAGGTGATCCATGCCTTTGGTGGTGAAGATGCCGGCTTCGGTTTCATGAAGAAGCTGCAGGACAACAATGTCGGCCCGTCCGCCTCGACCGGCAAGCTGACCGCGCTGGTCAACAAGGGCGAACTCCATGTCGCCAATGGCGATCTGCAGATGAACATGTCGCAGATGGCCGCCAATCCCAACATCAAGGTGTTCTGGCCGGCGGGGCCGGACGGCGTGCGGTCCACCTTCGCGCTGCCCTATGAGATCGGTCTGGTGACCGGAGCCCCCAACAGTGACAACGGCAAGAAGCTGATCGACTTCCTGCTTTCCAAGGAAGCCCAATCGACGGTAAGCTCCGTTGCCCTCGGCATGCCCGCCCGCAAGGACGTGACGCCGACCGACGCGAATTACGCCAAGCTGCAGGATGCATTGAAAGGCGTGACGGTATGGTCTCCGGACTGGAACGACGCACTGAGCAAGCTTCCCGACTACGTCAAGAAGTGGAACGAAGCGACCGGAAGTTGA